A single genomic interval of Rhodanobacteraceae bacterium harbors:
- a CDS encoding YkgJ family cysteine cluster protein: protein MAEPGQMSCRVGCAACCIAPSISSPIPGMPDGKPAGVPCVQLDAEYRCRLFGRPERPAVCGSLRPEPDMCGSSRAQAMATLAEWELSTSPEPAR from the coding sequence ATGGCTGAACCCGGACAGATGTCCTGTCGCGTCGGCTGCGCGGCCTGCTGCATTGCGCCGTCGATCAGCAGCCCGATTCCGGGGATGCCGGACGGCAAGCCGGCGGGCGTGCCTTGTGTGCAACTGGATGCCGAGTATCGCTGTCGTCTGTTCGGTCGGCCCGAACGTCCGGCGGTGTGCGGGAGTCTGCGGCCGGAACCGGATATGTGCGGCAGCAGTCGCGCGCAGGCCATGGCGACGCTCGCCGAGTGGGAGCTGTCGACATCGCCCGAACCGGCGCGCTAG
- the mltB gene encoding lytic murein transglycosylase B, whose translation MTLTRLALTAFCLSLPIMGLAKEKHPGMDALIAEVAAGDQARAAEVRQLMEEAEYQPAIIEAMTRPAEGKPWYVYRPIFLTEARIAGGAEYFEKNRELLTKIQAEQGVPAEYVVAIVGVETFYGRIMGKWKVLDALTTLGLYYPPRAPFFRGELIRFLNLPRERHIDLDLANVQGSYAGAMGLGQFMPTSFVKWAVDQDQDGRIDLWNSADDALASVANYLRDHGWTENAPVTVPMIPGPGARRLRDTGLDPIFPLSQLVEWGYQPVDGVVVAPDQPSNLLSLEVADGEFAHFAIFANFRVITRYNRSPMYAMAVHDLAQAIRERTGGVRP comes from the coding sequence ATGACCCTGACGCGCCTGGCCCTGACCGCCTTCTGCCTGAGCCTGCCCATCATGGGACTGGCCAAGGAAAAGCACCCTGGCATGGACGCCTTGATCGCGGAAGTGGCCGCTGGCGATCAGGCGCGTGCGGCCGAAGTGCGGCAGCTGATGGAAGAGGCGGAGTATCAGCCCGCGATCATCGAGGCCATGACCCGTCCGGCGGAGGGCAAGCCCTGGTATGTCTACCGCCCGATCTTCCTGACCGAGGCCCGCATAGCCGGTGGTGCCGAGTACTTCGAGAAGAACCGCGAGCTGCTGACGAAGATTCAGGCCGAACAGGGAGTGCCCGCCGAATACGTGGTTGCCATTGTCGGTGTCGAAACCTTCTACGGCCGGATCATGGGCAAGTGGAAGGTGCTCGATGCCCTGACCACGCTGGGGCTCTATTACCCGCCGCGCGCTCCCTTCTTCCGCGGTGAACTGATCCGCTTCCTGAATCTGCCACGCGAGCGCCACATCGATCTGGATCTGGCCAATGTGCAGGGCTCTTACGCCGGCGCGATGGGTCTCGGGCAGTTCATGCCGACCAGTTTCGTCAAGTGGGCGGTCGATCAGGACCAGGATGGCCGCATCGATCTGTGGAATTCGGCCGACGATGCGCTGGCCAGTGTGGCCAACTATCTGCGCGATCATGGCTGGACCGAAAATGCCCCGGTGACGGTGCCGATGATCCCCGGCCCCGGAGCGCGGCGCCTGCGCGACACCGGTCTGGACCCTATCTTTCCCTTGAGCCAATTGGTGGAATGGGGCTATCAGCCGGTGGATGGCGTGGTCGTGGCCCCGGATCAGCCCAGCAATCTGCTCAGCCTGGAAGTGGCTGACGGTGAATTCGCCCATTTCGCCATCTTTGCCAATTTCCGCGTGATCACCCGCTATAACCGCTCGCCGATGTACGCCATGGCCGTACACGACCTGGCCCAGGCGATCCGCGAGCGCACCGGCGGTGTGCGCCCATGA
- a CDS encoding DUF2892 domain-containing protein produces MNIDRIVLAFAGTVVLLSVALAHWFSPWWLLLTAFVGLNLLQSAFTGFCPLAIILKKSGLPAGQAFR; encoded by the coding sequence ATGAACATCGACCGTATCGTTCTTGCGTTTGCCGGCACGGTGGTATTGCTGAGCGTGGCTCTGGCGCACTGGTTTTCACCGTGGTGGTTGCTGCTGACTGCCTTTGTCGGCCTCAATCTGCTGCAGTCGGCCTTCACAGGCTTCTGCCCCTTGGCCATCATCCTGAAGAAATCCGGACTCCCTGCCGGACAGGCCTTCCGCTGA
- a CDS encoding sigma-70 family RNA polymerase sigma factor, producing the protein MPRLATQQTLRCDAAAERELAQRLRPGLRVLLRARLGSSPIVDDLVQEALILIIARWRQGEIVDPQQQVAFAHTTAVHLASNASRTEARRRRLASEYAHSVEAQFEPSPEDRMQHGQMLEAVRSIVDEMPNERDRQVLRAFYLDDLSKTDICEKLDLETRHFDRVLHRARVRLREFVSRLAESAGTSAAVATLFDSTKTKS; encoded by the coding sequence ATGCCCAGATTGGCCACCCAGCAGACTCTGCGCTGCGACGCCGCAGCGGAACGCGAACTTGCCCAGCGACTGCGCCCGGGCCTGAGAGTGTTGCTGCGAGCCCGCCTGGGCAGCTCGCCGATCGTTGACGATCTGGTCCAGGAAGCGCTGATCCTCATCATTGCCCGCTGGCGCCAGGGAGAGATTGTCGATCCGCAGCAGCAGGTAGCCTTTGCCCACACCACGGCCGTACATCTGGCCTCCAATGCCAGCCGCACCGAGGCCCGACGGCGGCGTCTGGCCAGCGAGTACGCGCACAGCGTCGAAGCGCAGTTCGAGCCTTCGCCGGAAGACCGCATGCAGCATGGCCAGATGCTGGAGGCCGTGCGCAGCATCGTTGACGAGATGCCGAACGAGCGCGACCGTCAGGTGCTGCGAGCCTTTTATCTTGACGATCTGAGCAAGACCGATATTTGCGAGAAGCTGGATCTCGAAACCCGTCATTTCGATCGCGTCCTGCACCGGGCCAGAGTCCGTCTGCGTGAATTTGTGTCGCGGTTGGCAGAATCGGCTGGGACATCCGCCGCTGTGGCGACATTGTTTGACAGTACCAAGACGAAATCATGA
- a CDS encoding helix-turn-helix transcriptional regulator, with the protein MNHALDMEQMRDSAGAAARLLKALANEHRLLVLCHLLEGERSVGQLNAELDLSQSALSQHLAVLREDGLVATRRESQTIYYRVASDAVSTVLTALHGIYCAPRSA; encoded by the coding sequence ATGAATCACGCACTCGACATGGAGCAGATGCGGGACAGCGCCGGTGCCGCCGCGCGCTTGCTGAAGGCACTGGCCAACGAGCATCGCCTGCTCGTGCTATGCCATCTGCTGGAAGGTGAGCGCTCGGTAGGGCAGCTCAATGCCGAACTCGATCTCAGTCAGTCGGCGTTGTCACAGCATCTGGCGGTGTTGCGCGAGGATGGTCTGGTGGCTACCCGACGCGAATCCCAGACCATCTATTACCGTGTGGCCAGCGATGCCGTCAGCACCGTCCTGACGGCGCTGCACGGTATCTACTGTGCGCCCAGAAGCGCCTAG
- a CDS encoding efflux RND transporter periplasmic adaptor subunit: MTLRFATLIVLLASLSACGSTTPTATNPAPLPELPTLTIVPENTARERVWDGVVEAVNQATLSAQTAGRVLELPFDVDDYVPAGAVVVRFTDVEQQSANRQAQAQLRAAEAAAREAESEYTRIQSIYERKLVAKAQMDQAIARRDSARAALEAARAGVRSASEQVDYTVIRAPFTGIVTARHVQVGESVRPGQQLISGLSLGQLRLAVEVPQSDIAAIRDRKQASVLLGADGARRIAATSVTVFPYADPNTHSFKIRIELPEEETGLHPGMTVKVAFDVGASERLLLPRSALVQRGEISAVYVLGEQQLSLRQLRLGHTFGDRVEVLAGLSGGETIVTDPLAAAAALVSRRADHE; the protein is encoded by the coding sequence ATGACCCTTCGATTCGCCACTCTCATCGTGCTGCTGGCAAGTCTGTCGGCTTGCGGCAGCACAACGCCGACAGCCACCAATCCGGCGCCGCTGCCCGAGTTGCCTACATTGACGATCGTGCCCGAAAACACGGCGCGAGAGCGTGTCTGGGACGGCGTGGTCGAGGCGGTGAATCAAGCCACGCTGTCGGCACAGACCGCGGGCCGGGTGCTGGAACTGCCTTTCGACGTCGACGATTACGTTCCCGCCGGCGCGGTGGTCGTGCGCTTCACCGATGTCGAGCAGCAATCAGCCAATCGCCAGGCTCAGGCGCAGTTGCGCGCTGCCGAGGCTGCGGCCCGTGAGGCAGAGTCGGAATACACGCGCATCCAGAGCATCTATGAGCGCAAGCTGGTAGCCAAGGCGCAGATGGATCAGGCCATTGCCCGACGGGATTCCGCCCGTGCGGCGCTGGAGGCCGCCCGGGCCGGCGTACGCAGCGCCAGCGAGCAGGTGGACTACACCGTCATCCGCGCACCCTTCACGGGCATCGTCACGGCCCGACATGTGCAGGTGGGCGAGTCGGTGCGACCCGGACAGCAGCTGATCTCCGGGCTGTCCCTGGGCCAGCTGCGACTGGCAGTGGAAGTTCCCCAGAGCGATATCGCCGCCATTCGTGATCGCAAGCAGGCCAGTGTGCTGCTGGGTGCTGATGGCGCGCGACGGATCGCCGCGACGTCGGTCACGGTGTTCCCCTACGCCGACCCCAACACCCACAGCTTCAAGATTCGCATCGAACTGCCGGAGGAAGAGACCGGCTTGCATCCGGGCATGACCGTCAAGGTGGCGTTCGACGTCGGTGCCAGTGAGCGCCTGCTGCTGCCGCGCAGCGCGCTGGTGCAGCGGGGCGAAATCAGTGCCGTCTATGTGCTGGGTGAGCAGCAGCTCAGCCTGCGCCAGCTGCGGCTGGGACACACCTTCGGAGATCGCGTCGAAGTGCTGGCCGGGTTGAGTGGCGGGGAGACCATCGTCACCGACCCACTGGCCGCCGCAGCGGCCCTGGTCAGCCGGCGGGCCGACCATGAGTGA
- a CDS encoding efflux RND transporter permease subunit: MSEALGFSGRLARSFQSNPLTPILALAGLLLGIAATLITPREEEPQIEVTFANVFVPFPGADVADVENLVAVPLEQTLAEIEGVKHVYSVSRPGGAVITVEFIVGEARRDAIVRLYNQVYSNQDWMPQGLGVGQPLIKPMGIDDVPVMSLTLWSDDPARGATELAEVAHTLEAELKRVPGTRDVYTIGAPDRVALVELDPTRLAGYGLTVGDLGNALRAANQVAQAGARVVEDREIPLTAGGFLQDAAEVSELVIGLNRGQPVYLSDVADVRGGGDLPTSYVWHQAVHDGPATGTAPAVTMAIAKKPGSNAADITSSIAERLQALRGVVIPDGVEVEITRDYGQTATDKAQKLIQKLIFATLSVVLLVLFALGRREALVVGTAVILTLALTLAASYFLGFTINRVSLFALIFSIGILVDDAIVVVENIHRHMALGGRSLKEAIPPAVDEVGGPTILATFTVIAALLPMAFVSGLMGPYMRPIPINASVGMLLSLAVALTVTPWLSLKLIRHHAADHGGSTHGDDQRSSGLHRLFNRVLRPFLEGARAGRRRLLLFLSMLVLVAASASLAVVELVVLKMLPFDNKSEFQVVLDMPEGSTLESTNRALVELATEVARQPEVASIQGYAGTSAPVNFNGLVRQYYLRAGANVGDLQVNLVDKHQRTRKSHDIARAARPALAAIGARYGASVKVVEVPPGPPVMSPLVAEIYGPDAARGRELALQLQARFAQTPGIVDIDTTVEADARRDLLIVDRQRAARLGITQQQIVDTIATGLRGLDASYLRDGAAKYAMPIRLRLAPGDQAELEHLLTLQVRAANAELVPLSELVQIRDARWERSIYHKDLLPVSMVFADEGGAVDSPLYGMFSIVGEIADQGLDGSAIDQYFFKAPVDTARFAIKWDGEWQITFETFRDMGLAYSVGLVLIYLLVVGQFRNYVVPLIIMAPIPLTVIGVMPGHALLGAQFTATSMIGMIALAGIIVRNSILLVDFINQAMREGTALADAVVEACAVRAKPIALTAVAAMSGGLFILDDPIFNGLAVSLIFGILVSTLLTLVVIPVLYFVYLNRRESPQPQ, from the coding sequence ATGAGTGAGGCACTGGGCTTCTCCGGGAGGCTGGCGCGCAGCTTCCAGTCCAATCCGCTGACACCGATTCTGGCGCTGGCCGGACTGCTGCTGGGTATCGCCGCGACCCTGATCACCCCGCGCGAAGAAGAGCCGCAGATCGAGGTGACCTTCGCCAACGTGTTTGTGCCTTTCCCGGGTGCCGACGTGGCCGATGTCGAGAATCTGGTGGCGGTGCCACTGGAACAGACGCTCGCGGAAATCGAGGGCGTCAAACATGTCTATTCGGTGAGTCGCCCCGGCGGCGCGGTCATCACCGTCGAGTTCATCGTCGGCGAGGCGCGGCGCGATGCCATCGTCCGCCTTTACAACCAGGTCTATTCCAACCAGGACTGGATGCCCCAGGGGCTGGGCGTGGGTCAGCCGCTGATCAAACCGATGGGCATAGACGATGTTCCGGTGATGAGTCTGACGTTGTGGAGCGACGATCCAGCACGCGGCGCCACCGAGCTGGCCGAAGTGGCCCATACCTTGGAAGCCGAGCTCAAGCGCGTGCCCGGCACCCGCGATGTCTACACCATCGGCGCACCCGACCGAGTCGCGCTGGTAGAGCTGGACCCGACCCGACTGGCCGGCTACGGGCTCACGGTGGGCGACCTCGGCAACGCCCTGCGGGCTGCGAATCAGGTGGCACAAGCGGGCGCCAGAGTGGTCGAAGATCGGGAAATTCCGCTGACAGCAGGTGGCTTCCTCCAGGATGCCGCCGAAGTCAGCGAACTGGTGATCGGCCTCAATCGCGGCCAGCCCGTGTACCTGTCGGATGTGGCGGATGTGCGTGGCGGCGGCGATCTGCCCACCAGCTACGTCTGGCACCAGGCTGTTCACGACGGTCCGGCGACGGGTACAGCGCCGGCCGTGACCATGGCCATTGCCAAGAAGCCCGGCAGCAACGCGGCGGACATCACCAGCAGCATTGCCGAGCGGCTGCAGGCCTTGCGTGGCGTTGTGATACCGGACGGCGTTGAAGTCGAGATCACCCGCGACTACGGCCAGACTGCCACCGACAAGGCCCAGAAGCTGATCCAGAAACTGATCTTCGCCACGCTCTCGGTGGTGCTGCTGGTGCTGTTCGCGCTCGGTCGCCGTGAAGCGCTGGTCGTGGGTACGGCGGTCATCCTGACTCTGGCCCTGACGCTGGCCGCCTCCTATTTCCTCGGATTCACCATCAATCGGGTCAGCCTGTTCGCGCTGATCTTCTCGATCGGCATCCTGGTGGACGACGCCATCGTGGTGGTCGAGAACATCCACCGGCACATGGCGCTCGGCGGTCGCTCGCTGAAGGAAGCCATCCCGCCTGCGGTCGATGAGGTCGGCGGACCCACCATCCTGGCCACCTTCACCGTGATCGCGGCGCTGCTGCCGATGGCCTTCGTCAGCGGCCTGATGGGCCCGTACATGCGGCCCATCCCGATCAATGCCAGTGTCGGCATGCTGCTGTCACTGGCCGTCGCACTGACGGTCACGCCGTGGCTGTCGCTGAAACTGATCCGCCATCACGCCGCCGATCATGGCGGCAGCACCCACGGCGACGACCAGCGCAGCAGCGGACTCCACCGGCTCTTCAACCGGGTGCTGCGGCCGTTCCTGGAAGGCGCGCGGGCGGGCCGCCGCCGACTGCTGCTGTTCCTGTCGATGCTGGTGCTGGTCGCCGCCTCGGCCAGTCTGGCCGTGGTCGAACTGGTGGTGCTGAAGATGCTGCCCTTCGACAACAAGTCCGAGTTTCAGGTGGTGCTGGACATGCCCGAAGGCAGTACCCTGGAAAGCACCAACCGCGCCTTGGTCGAACTCGCGACCGAGGTCGCCAGACAGCCCGAGGTCGCCAGCATCCAGGGCTATGCCGGCACCTCGGCACCGGTCAACTTCAACGGCCTGGTACGCCAGTACTATCTGCGCGCTGGCGCCAATGTCGGCGATCTGCAGGTCAATCTGGTCGACAAGCACCAACGTACCCGCAAGAGTCACGACATAGCCCGCGCCGCGCGGCCAGCGCTGGCCGCCATCGGCGCGCGCTACGGGGCGTCGGTCAAGGTGGTCGAGGTACCGCCCGGTCCACCGGTGATGTCGCCACTGGTCGCCGAAATCTACGGCCCAGACGCGGCGCGCGGTCGTGAACTGGCACTCCAGCTGCAGGCGCGATTCGCACAGACTCCCGGCATTGTCGATATCGACACCACCGTGGAAGCCGACGCCCGACGCGATCTGCTCATCGTCGACCGCCAGCGGGCGGCGCGCCTGGGCATCACCCAGCAGCAGATCGTCGACACCATCGCCACCGGTCTGCGCGGCCTGGACGCCAGCTATCTGCGTGACGGTGCGGCCAAGTACGCCATGCCGATCCGCTTGCGCCTGGCGCCGGGCGACCAGGCCGAGCTCGAGCATCTGCTGACGCTGCAGGTGCGTGCCGCCAATGCCGAACTGGTGCCGCTGTCGGAGCTGGTCCAGATCCGCGATGCGCGCTGGGAGCGCTCCATCTATCACAAGGACCTGCTGCCGGTGAGCATGGTCTTTGCCGATGAGGGCGGCGCCGTCGACAGCCCGCTCTATGGCATGTTCAGCATTGTCGGCGAGATCGCCGATCAGGGCCTGGATGGCAGCGCCATCGATCAATATTTCTTCAAGGCGCCGGTGGACACGGCCCGCTTCGCCATCAAATGGGATGGCGAGTGGCAGATCACTTTCGAGACCTTTCGCGACATGGGCCTGGCCTATTCGGTCGGTCTGGTACTGATCTATCTGCTGGTAGTGGGGCAATTTCGCAACTACGTCGTGCCCCTGATCATCATGGCGCCGATTCCACTGACGGTCATCGGCGTCATGCCCGGGCATGCCCTGCTCGGCGCACAGTTCACCGCCACCAGCATGATCGGCATGATCGCGCTGGCCGGCATCATCGTGCGCAATTCGATCCTGCTGGTCGATTTCATCAATCAGGCCATGCGCGAGGGCACGGCACTGGCCGATGCGGTGGTCGAAGCCTGCGCCGTACGGGCCAAGCCCATCGCGCTGACAGCCGTGGCGGCCATGTCCGGGGGACTGTTCATTCTCGATGACCCCATCTTCAACGGTCTCGCCGTTTCGCTGATTTTCGGCATTCTGGTGTCCACGCTGCTGACCTTGGTGGTGATCCCGGTGCTGTACTTTGTTTACCTGAACCGGCGCGAGAGCCCTCAGCCGCAGTAA
- the aroE gene encoding shikimate dehydrogenase, giving the protein MDSYVLFGHPVAHSRSPWIHAQFAAQFGYEQSYECVDVVPEHFEETLWNFAEAGGRGANVTLPLKEQAAMLCDELTPAAARAGAANTLIRLPGQRWRGDNTDGAGLLVDFERLGIAVSGRRLVIIGAGGATRGILGPLLELAPRQIVIVNRTPERALQLVLESGAMGVVQAWSLDDLASVGHADVLIHATSAYRAEGLPPLPEELIDAETVAYDLGYGPSAEVFLAQARRGGAHLAVDGLGMLVEQAAESFLRWRGVRPQTAVVRENLRRLLADG; this is encoded by the coding sequence ATGGATTCCTACGTACTCTTCGGTCATCCGGTCGCGCATTCGCGCTCGCCGTGGATACATGCGCAGTTTGCTGCCCAGTTCGGATACGAACAGAGCTACGAGTGTGTCGATGTGGTTCCCGAGCATTTCGAGGAAACGCTCTGGAACTTTGCCGAAGCCGGCGGGCGGGGCGCCAATGTGACCCTGCCGCTGAAGGAACAGGCGGCCATGCTCTGCGATGAGCTGACACCGGCGGCGGCCCGCGCCGGCGCCGCCAATACCCTGATCCGTCTGCCGGGCCAGCGCTGGCGGGGGGACAATACCGACGGTGCCGGATTACTGGTGGATTTTGAGCGACTCGGCATTGCCGTGTCCGGCCGCCGGCTTGTCATCATCGGCGCCGGTGGCGCCACCCGCGGCATCCTCGGGCCCTTGCTGGAACTGGCGCCACGCCAGATCGTGATCGTCAATCGCACGCCGGAGCGCGCCTTGCAGCTGGTACTGGAGTCAGGTGCGATGGGTGTGGTGCAAGCCTGGTCGCTGGATGATCTGGCCAGTGTGGGCCACGCCGATGTGCTGATACACGCGACCTCGGCTTATCGCGCCGAGGGCTTGCCACCGCTGCCTGAGGAACTCATCGACGCCGAGACCGTGGCCTACGATCTGGGCTACGGACCCTCGGCAGAAGTCTTCCTGGCCCAGGCCCGTCGCGGCGGCGCCCACCTGGCAGTCGATGGTCTGGGCATGCTGGTGGAGCAGGCAGCCGAGTCCTTCCTGCGCTGGCGCGGTGTGCGCCCGCAGACCGCGGTGGTGCGCGAGAACCTCAGACGCCTGCTGGCCGATGGCTGA
- a CDS encoding NAD(P)/FAD-dependent oxidoreductase — protein MAHIIVLGAGIGGMSAAYELRAALGPEHSVTVVGDGPRFSFTPSNPWVAVGWRKPPEIQVDAGKYLGKKNIDFVPEAATRIDAANKSLTTVSGKTLDFDYLVICTGPRLAFDEIPGFGPINGHTQSICTTEHATSAWEQYQEFLKNPGPIVVGAVAGASCFGPAYEFAMILDADLRKRKLRDRVPITFVSSEPYVGHMGLGGVGDSKGLLESEFRQRHIKWITNCKVREFTENQVTAIEHNDHGEVLREHVLPFKFAMMMPAFTGVAAVAAVEGLCNPRGFVLIDEFQRNPGFPHICSAGVCVAIAPTEPTPVPTGVPKTGFMIESMVSAIVHNLKAAIEGKAPSAKATWNAICLADMGDTGAAFVAIPQMPPRNVTWAKVGRWVHVAKIAFEKYFLAKMKSGNTEPIYEKYVLKALGIGKLK, from the coding sequence ATGGCACACATCATCGTCCTCGGCGCCGGCATCGGCGGCATGAGCGCCGCCTACGAACTGCGCGCGGCACTGGGTCCGGAGCATTCGGTCACCGTCGTTGGTGATGGCCCCCGCTTCAGTTTCACGCCGTCCAATCCCTGGGTGGCGGTGGGCTGGCGCAAACCGCCGGAGATCCAGGTGGATGCCGGCAAGTACCTGGGCAAGAAGAACATCGATTTCGTTCCGGAGGCAGCAACCCGCATTGATGCGGCGAACAAGTCGCTGACGACGGTGTCCGGCAAGACGCTGGATTTCGACTATCTGGTGATCTGCACTGGCCCAAGGCTGGCCTTTGACGAGATCCCGGGCTTTGGCCCGATCAACGGCCACACCCAGTCCATCTGCACCACCGAACATGCCACCAGCGCCTGGGAGCAGTATCAGGAATTCCTGAAGAATCCGGGACCGATCGTGGTCGGCGCGGTGGCGGGTGCCAGTTGCTTCGGTCCCGCCTACGAATTCGCCATGATCCTCGACGCCGATCTGCGCAAGCGCAAGCTTCGCGACCGCGTGCCGATCACCTTCGTCAGCAGCGAACCCTACGTCGGGCATATGGGCCTCGGCGGTGTGGGCGATTCCAAGGGCCTGCTCGAATCCGAGTTCAGACAGCGCCACATCAAGTGGATCACCAACTGCAAGGTGCGTGAATTCACCGAGAATCAGGTCACGGCCATCGAGCACAACGATCACGGCGAGGTCCTTCGCGAACATGTTCTGCCTTTCAAGTTCGCGATGATGATGCCGGCGTTCACCGGCGTTGCTGCAGTGGCCGCGGTTGAGGGCTTGTGCAATCCGCGTGGCTTCGTGCTGATCGACGAATTCCAGCGCAACCCGGGCTTCCCTCACATCTGTTCGGCGGGTGTGTGCGTGGCCATTGCCCCGACCGAGCCCACGCCGGTACCCACCGGCGTGCCCAAGACCGGCTTCATGATCGAATCGATGGTGTCGGCCATCGTCCACAACCTCAAGGCCGCCATCGAGGGCAAGGCGCCGTCGGCCAAAGCCACCTGGAACGCCATTTGTCTGGCCGACATGGGCGATACCGGTGCGGCCTTCGTGGCCATTCCGCAGATGCCGCCGCGCAACGTCACCTGGGCCAAGGTCGGCCGCTGGGTACATGTCGCCAAGATTGCCTTCGAGAAGTACTTCCTGGCCAAGATGAAGAGCGGCAATACCGAGCCCATCTATGAGAAGTACGTGCTCAAGGCCCTGGGTATCGGCAAACTGAAGTAG
- a CDS encoding septal ring lytic transglycosylase RlpA family protein, with amino-acid sequence MRLSLIALVLAALAACATRGPERAAPGAPPAPREYQPLDGPPNVPFDVDSLPEPVPKDEPLARYGNHSPYEVFGKRYKVLPRSAGYVERGTASWYGTKFHGRLTSTREPYDMYQFTAAHKTLPLPSYARVTRLDNGKSVVVRINDRGPFVGDRLIDLSYAAAVKLGIHMTGTAPVEVRVLHPGDDPSANLPAPPTPDRPQVVSSAGRSYLQVAAFGSRANAFALRRKLQRAGFDAVRVYSARAAHGKVYRVRIGPILGQAQAESLRARLRERGFGEANLLQR; translated from the coding sequence CTGCGGCTGTCCCTGATCGCGCTGGTACTGGCGGCGCTCGCTGCCTGTGCCACGCGTGGACCCGAGCGAGCCGCACCGGGTGCGCCGCCCGCGCCGCGCGAATACCAGCCGCTGGACGGCCCGCCCAACGTGCCCTTCGACGTCGACTCGCTGCCTGAGCCGGTGCCCAAGGATGAGCCGCTGGCGCGCTATGGCAACCACTCGCCCTATGAGGTTTTCGGCAAGCGCTACAAGGTGTTGCCGCGCAGTGCCGGCTATGTCGAACGCGGCACCGCGTCCTGGTACGGCACCAAGTTCCACGGCCGCCTGACCAGCACCCGTGAGCCCTATGACATGTACCAGTTCACGGCCGCCCATAAGACCTTGCCCTTGCCGAGCTATGCCAGGGTGACGCGGCTGGACAACGGCAAGAGCGTGGTCGTGCGCATCAATGATCGAGGTCCTTTTGTTGGCGATCGGTTGATTGATCTGTCCTATGCCGCAGCCGTCAAGCTCGGCATCCACATGACCGGCACGGCACCGGTGGAAGTGCGGGTGCTGCATCCGGGTGACGATCCGTCCGCCAATCTGCCGGCACCGCCCACGCCGGATCGACCGCAAGTGGTCAGCAGCGCGGGTCGCAGCTATCTGCAGGTGGCGGCCTTTGGCTCCCGCGCCAATGCCTTCGCCCTGCGGCGCAAGCTGCAGCGGGCGGGTTTTGATGCCGTGCGGGTGTATTCGGCGCGTGCTGCCCATGGCAAGGTCTATCGCGTTCGCATCGGACCGATCCTGGGTCAGGCGCAGGCGGAATCCTTGCGCGCCCGTTTGCGTGAGCGTGGATTCGGTGAGGCAAATCTGCTGCAACGCTGA